The following coding sequences lie in one Listeria ivanovii subsp. londoniensis genomic window:
- the gltB gene encoding glutamate synthase large subunit → MKQTNLPKKHGLYNPENEHDACGIGFVANIKKISSHKIVEQGIHMLCQLKHRGGEVGGDTGDGAGILLEISDSFFRGECAKLGMNLPEKYHYAVGMFNFPQNKTEREYLMEETEKLIKAEEQTFLGWRKLPTDVTKVGAGARKTEPAIYQLFVQKNEALNEAEFERALYLIRKQIEKFASTSEKITETFYVPSLSTRTIIFKGMLLPEQINQYYLDLANPAYVSAFALVHSRFSTNTFPSWERAHPYRYLIHNGEINTQRGNVNWMKAREKRAESDVFGDNLTKLLPIIDESGSDSATLDNALEFLVQSGRSLPHAAMMLIPEPWDKNPHMTDPKRAFYEYHSTLMEPWDGPTSISFTNGRVIGTILDRNGLRPARYYETKDHTIIYSSETGVVPVDSSEIIRKETVGAGTMLLIDLEEGRIVTDKELKDNLTTEKPYREWLNAEMTEIADLVTADLHYESMDKSVRFKKQRAFGYTQDELNKILIPMVTEKKDPMGAMGYDAPLAVLSQRPQVLFNYFKQLFAQVTNPPIDGIREETVTSAMTLLGDEGNILNPTAKNANRIRLRTPILSRREFAALLVQTKFAKRTATLSMLFKAEERDALDVRLTELFAEADKKIATGAELIVLTDDDINKDLIGIPSLLAISGLHHHLVKAGTRTKVSLVVKTAEARDVHQCALLIGYGADAVFPSLAIDTFDGLIQEGRMKGFSLDEAESRYIEAITDGILKIMSKMGISTVQSYRGAQIFEAIGIGDDVIANYFPGTASQIGGIPLDVIAQEAWLRHREAYHDIGYQSFTLNTGGEYQWRSNGEYHVYNPLAIHSLQQATRENDRETYNLYSDLMQNQSNAFLRGLLTFTSDRKPIPLDEVEPAEAIFKRFKSGAMSYGSISQEAHEALAIAMNRIGGKSNSGEGGENPNRFKPDANGDWRRSAIKQIASGRFGVTSHYLVNAEELQIKMAQGAKPGEGGHLPGNKVYPWISKTRGSTTGVGLISPPPHHDIYSIEDLSQLIFDLKNANQNARINVKLVSKTGIGTIAAGVAKGNADVILVSGYEGGTGAAARTSIRHAGVPWEIGLAETHQTLLLNGLRNKVVVETDGKLMTGKDVLVAAMLGAEEFGFATAPLVTLGCVMMRVCHLDTCPVGVATQNPELRKKFSGSADYVVNFFHFIVAEMREMMAELGFRSLKEVIGHKEFLTTHEKKESHWKAKYIDFSKMLYSDDFYKNQVQYCTKQQDHKIEQTLDMREIVPLIKPALDNAEKVTGSFDVRNVDRAIGTIAGSFISKKYGAAGLPEDTISLDFTGSAGQSFGAYTPLGMTLRIHGDANDYFGKGLSGGKLIVSPEEKTPINPHDSAIVGNVTLYGATGGEAYMHGRAGARFAVRNSGATAVVEGIGDNGCEYMTGGTAVILGEIGENFAAGMSGGIAYLYTTNKPNTQAKINHELVTSRAISSVTELAKLKQLIEQHANLTGSEFAKTILTNWEIEKANFLFVIPNEYEMMLTRIETLEQAGQTHDEAELQAFYEHKDGKIIAAVAK, encoded by the coding sequence ATGAAACAAACTAATTTACCAAAAAAGCACGGTCTGTATAATCCGGAAAATGAGCATGACGCTTGTGGAATTGGGTTTGTGGCTAATATTAAAAAGATTTCTTCTCATAAAATTGTGGAGCAAGGTATCCATATGCTATGCCAATTGAAACATCGCGGGGGAGAAGTTGGTGGAGATACGGGCGACGGGGCTGGTATTTTACTTGAAATTTCTGACTCTTTCTTCCGAGGTGAATGTGCTAAACTAGGAATGAATTTACCTGAAAAATATCATTATGCAGTAGGAATGTTTAATTTTCCACAAAATAAAACCGAACGAGAATACCTAATGGAAGAAACAGAAAAACTAATTAAAGCTGAGGAGCAAACTTTTCTCGGCTGGCGCAAACTTCCGACAGATGTTACAAAAGTGGGAGCTGGTGCTAGAAAAACAGAACCAGCCATTTACCAATTATTTGTCCAAAAAAACGAAGCGTTGAATGAAGCTGAATTTGAACGGGCACTTTATTTGATTAGAAAACAAATTGAAAAATTCGCAAGCACTTCAGAAAAAATTACCGAAACTTTTTACGTACCAAGTTTATCTACTAGAACGATTATTTTCAAAGGAATGCTACTTCCAGAACAAATTAATCAATATTATTTAGATTTAGCTAATCCGGCTTATGTATCAGCTTTTGCCTTAGTGCATTCACGTTTTTCAACGAATACTTTCCCAAGTTGGGAACGTGCGCATCCGTATCGTTATTTAATTCATAATGGAGAAATCAATACGCAACGTGGCAATGTCAATTGGATGAAAGCAAGAGAAAAACGAGCGGAATCAGATGTTTTTGGCGATAATCTAACTAAATTATTACCAATTATTGATGAAAGTGGTAGTGATTCAGCGACACTTGATAATGCGTTGGAGTTTTTAGTGCAATCCGGTCGTTCGTTGCCTCATGCAGCAATGATGCTTATTCCCGAACCGTGGGATAAGAATCCTCATATGACTGATCCAAAACGAGCTTTTTACGAGTATCATAGTACGCTTATGGAACCTTGGGACGGACCAACTTCTATTTCCTTTACGAACGGTCGTGTTATTGGAACGATTTTGGATAGAAATGGATTACGTCCAGCGCGTTACTACGAAACAAAAGACCATACGATTATTTACTCATCTGAAACAGGAGTAGTGCCAGTTGATTCAAGTGAGATTATCCGAAAAGAAACTGTTGGCGCTGGTACAATGCTGCTGATTGATTTAGAAGAAGGGCGAATTGTCACAGATAAAGAACTAAAAGATAATTTAACAACCGAAAAACCGTATCGTGAATGGTTAAATGCTGAAATGACGGAGATAGCTGATTTAGTAACTGCTGATTTACACTACGAATCAATGGATAAATCAGTACGCTTTAAAAAACAACGGGCATTTGGCTATACGCAAGACGAGCTGAACAAAATATTGATTCCGATGGTAACCGAGAAAAAAGATCCAATGGGGGCAATGGGTTATGATGCGCCACTAGCTGTTTTAAGTCAGCGCCCACAAGTACTATTCAATTACTTTAAACAACTTTTTGCTCAAGTAACCAATCCGCCAATAGATGGAATTCGCGAAGAAACAGTAACTTCTGCCATGACACTGCTTGGCGATGAAGGAAATATTTTAAATCCCACTGCGAAAAATGCTAATCGGATTCGCTTGAGAACACCCATTTTATCGCGGAGAGAATTTGCCGCTTTGCTAGTTCAAACAAAATTTGCCAAACGAACTGCCACTTTGTCGATGTTATTTAAAGCAGAGGAGCGAGATGCGTTAGATGTTAGGCTGACAGAACTATTTGCAGAAGCGGATAAAAAAATTGCGACTGGTGCAGAACTAATTGTACTAACGGATGATGACATAAATAAGGACTTGATTGGTATTCCATCATTACTTGCTATAAGTGGTTTACATCATCATCTTGTTAAAGCTGGAACGAGAACAAAAGTAAGCCTAGTAGTAAAAACAGCAGAAGCAAGAGATGTTCACCAATGTGCGCTTTTAATTGGGTACGGCGCAGATGCTGTTTTCCCGAGTCTGGCGATTGATACATTTGACGGTTTGATTCAAGAAGGGCGAATGAAAGGATTTTCCCTTGATGAAGCGGAAAGCCGTTATATCGAAGCAATCACGGATGGAATTTTGAAAATCATGTCCAAAATGGGTATCTCGACTGTCCAAAGTTATCGAGGTGCGCAAATTTTTGAAGCGATTGGAATTGGGGATGACGTTATTGCTAATTACTTCCCAGGAACGGCTTCCCAAATTGGTGGAATTCCGCTGGACGTTATCGCCCAAGAAGCTTGGTTGCGTCACCGGGAAGCATATCATGATATTGGCTACCAAAGTTTTACATTAAATACAGGTGGCGAATACCAATGGCGTTCAAACGGCGAATACCATGTGTATAATCCACTGGCAATCCATTCATTACAACAAGCAACAAGAGAAAATGACCGAGAAACGTATAATCTTTATTCTGATTTAATGCAAAACCAAAGTAATGCCTTTTTAAGAGGACTATTAACTTTTACTAGTGATCGTAAGCCGATTCCACTAGACGAGGTGGAGCCGGCAGAGGCGATTTTCAAACGTTTCAAGTCAGGTGCAATGTCTTATGGGTCGATTAGTCAAGAAGCTCATGAGGCGCTTGCTATCGCGATGAACCGGATTGGCGGGAAAAGTAATAGTGGAGAAGGCGGAGAGAACCCAAATCGTTTTAAACCAGATGCAAATGGCGACTGGCGTAGAAGCGCGATTAAGCAAATTGCATCCGGTCGTTTTGGTGTGACAAGTCATTACTTGGTGAATGCCGAAGAGTTGCAAATTAAAATGGCACAAGGTGCAAAACCCGGTGAAGGTGGTCATTTACCAGGAAATAAAGTGTATCCGTGGATTTCGAAAACACGTGGCTCGACAACTGGAGTTGGACTTATTTCTCCACCTCCACATCATGATATTTATTCGATTGAAGACTTGTCACAACTGATTTTTGACTTAAAAAATGCCAATCAAAATGCGCGCATCAATGTCAAACTTGTTTCAAAAACAGGGATTGGCACGATTGCAGCTGGAGTGGCGAAAGGAAATGCAGATGTTATCTTAGTTAGTGGTTATGAAGGTGGAACTGGCGCGGCGGCGAGAACGAGTATTCGTCATGCGGGTGTCCCATGGGAAATTGGACTAGCTGAAACGCACCAAACACTTCTTCTGAATGGCTTGCGTAACAAAGTGGTTGTGGAGACAGACGGAAAACTAATGACTGGTAAAGATGTATTAGTTGCAGCTATGCTCGGCGCAGAAGAGTTTGGTTTTGCGACAGCTCCTCTTGTAACGCTCGGCTGTGTGATGATGCGTGTGTGCCACTTAGATACATGTCCGGTTGGTGTCGCGACTCAAAATCCGGAACTTCGCAAAAAATTTAGTGGTTCAGCGGATTATGTAGTGAATTTCTTCCATTTCATTGTGGCAGAAATGCGCGAAATGATGGCTGAACTCGGCTTTAGAAGTTTGAAAGAAGTCATCGGTCATAAAGAATTTTTAACAACCCACGAGAAAAAAGAATCACACTGGAAAGCGAAGTATATTGATTTTTCGAAGATGCTTTATAGTGACGATTTTTATAAAAACCAAGTTCAGTACTGTACGAAACAGCAAGACCATAAAATCGAGCAAACACTAGATATGCGTGAAATTGTTCCATTAATTAAGCCGGCTTTAGATAACGCGGAAAAAGTAACTGGATCCTTCGATGTTCGCAACGTTGACCGCGCTATTGGAACGATTGCTGGTTCGTTTATTAGTAAGAAGTACGGAGCGGCGGGCCTTCCAGAAGATACCATATCGCTTGATTTTACTGGTTCAGCTGGCCAAAGTTTTGGCGCTTATACGCCACTTGGGATGACACTCAGAATTCACGGGGATGCCAATGATTACTTTGGTAAAGGACTATCAGGGGGTAAATTAATCGTAAGCCCAGAGGAGAAAACGCCTATTAATCCACATGATTCAGCGATAGTCGGCAATGTAACACTTTACGGAGCGACCGGTGGAGAAGCCTATATGCATGGTCGTGCAGGTGCGCGATTTGCAGTAAGAAATAGTGGGGCGACCGCAGTTGTGGAAGGCATTGGCGATAATGGTTGTGAGTATATGACAGGCGGCACAGCAGT
- a CDS encoding sensor histidine kinase has translation MNWWNYIKDKRFFLLFFCSIMFFVGVLISIDPNSKLTLGNFIYLYIFVFVFLLAYLVLGYFFKYSYWREMEELVSGEMEENIIELLPKPRTREQAFFNQLMAKKHREELRTISKLQDKQQEYHDFILYWVHEVKTPVVASKMLINNPDLNDTKTIFQQIDEELTTIDKLVMQALYFSRLDTFSKDYFIQEQNLGAVVRESVKRHSKLFIGKKMKLDLQDVDIDVRTDSKWLGFILDQVISNALKYTEESGEIKIWCDTETTGKKVLHIKDNGRGIKEEDLPRVFEQGFTGNIGRQEKKATGMGLYLAKQMAKKLGHEICIESKSEQGTEVKLCFEQKDDYLLIAKD, from the coding sequence ATGAATTGGTGGAATTATATTAAGGATAAACGATTTTTCTTATTGTTTTTTTGTAGTATTATGTTTTTTGTCGGAGTACTTATTTCCATTGATCCTAACAGCAAACTAACACTAGGTAATTTCATTTATTTATATATCTTTGTTTTTGTTTTCTTACTTGCTTACCTTGTGTTAGGCTATTTCTTTAAATACAGTTACTGGCGTGAAATGGAAGAGCTTGTAAGTGGAGAAATGGAAGAAAATATTATTGAACTTTTACCAAAACCAAGAACCCGAGAGCAAGCCTTTTTTAATCAATTGATGGCGAAAAAACATCGGGAAGAGCTGCGGACTATAAGCAAATTGCAAGATAAGCAGCAAGAATATCATGACTTTATTTTATATTGGGTGCATGAAGTGAAAACACCAGTTGTCGCAAGCAAAATGTTAATCAATAACCCTGATTTAAATGATACTAAAACTATTTTTCAGCAAATTGATGAAGAACTAACAACGATTGACAAACTGGTTATGCAAGCACTCTATTTTTCTCGGTTAGATACTTTTTCCAAAGACTATTTCATTCAAGAACAAAACCTTGGTGCGGTGGTTCGAGAATCTGTAAAACGGCATTCAAAGCTGTTTATCGGGAAGAAGATGAAACTTGATTTGCAAGATGTCGATATCGATGTACGAACGGATAGTAAGTGGCTGGGTTTTATACTCGATCAAGTTATATCTAATGCCTTGAAATACACTGAAGAAAGTGGCGAAATAAAAATTTGGTGTGATACTGAAACAACCGGCAAAAAAGTACTTCATATCAAAGACAATGGTCGCGGAATTAAAGAGGAAGATTTGCCACGAGTTTTTGAGCAAGGCTTTACAGGTAACATCGGCCGACAAGAAAAGAAAGCTACTGGCATGGGACTTTATCTTGCAAAACAAATGGCTAAAAAATTAGGTCACGAAATTTGTATTGAGTCAAAAAGCGAACAAGGAACAGAAGTGAAATTGTGCTTTGAGCAAAAAGATGATTATTTATTAATTGCAAAAGACTAG
- a CDS encoding GNAT family N-acetyltransferase, which translates to MIIRTEQPKDYRAIRHLNEQAFKGSVEADLIQKIRDSEYYQPGLSLVAEVEGGNIVGYVMFSEISLQTENKSRFILGLAPLAVLPEFQGSRIGSRLMEEGIRLSREKAYPAVAVLGHAAYYPRFGFRTSETFGIPAPFDVPAEYYMLLELYDGSLENLQGTIQYPEAFAGND; encoded by the coding sequence ATGATTATTCGAACGGAACAACCCAAAGACTACCGAGCAATTCGTCATCTGAATGAACAAGCTTTTAAAGGATCGGTCGAAGCAGACTTAATTCAGAAAATCCGTGATTCGGAGTATTATCAACCAGGCCTATCTCTTGTTGCAGAAGTAGAAGGCGGAAACATTGTTGGCTATGTAATGTTTAGTGAAATTTCCCTTCAAACAGAAAATAAAAGTAGGTTTATTTTAGGATTAGCGCCACTCGCTGTTCTTCCTGAGTTTCAAGGAAGTCGAATTGGCTCCAGACTAATGGAAGAAGGTATTCGTTTATCACGCGAAAAAGCTTATCCAGCCGTTGCTGTGCTCGGACATGCTGCTTATTATCCGCGTTTTGGCTTTAGAACTTCAGAAACATTTGGTATTCCTGCGCCTTTTGATGTACCTGCAGAATATTATATGTTATTAGAATTATATGATGGTAGCTTAGAAAATCTGCAAGGTACGATTCAATATCCAGAAGCATTTGCAGGTAACGACTAA
- a CDS encoding iron-containing alcohol dehydrogenase family protein, with translation MLNKELIVRGAPQEYLCQVGAWDTLPVHLERRGLKNVLIVRGNASWKVAKQKFPTLSAVTSTFETYNGASTYEERDRLVAIMKSNKMDAIIAVGGGKVADVSKAAAAVLRLPVIILPTLASTCAAYTPLSVMYDVEGAMIRYDVFASSNALLLIDPEMILDSPKELLVAGIGDTLAKWYEADVIIQSLKVKSVEIEIAHIAAKMCHDNLLNFSEEALLAMDKQELNEAFVKIIETNILVGGMVGGFGDDYGRCAGAHSIHDALTMVPETHHLLHGNKVAYGILVQLVIENRWDEIERLLPFYSKLGLPTSLYDMGLATLAEETLIAVAQRATEDHETIHMMPGEMTPAVVLNAMKQLEDSMAMKRMDK, from the coding sequence TTGTTGAATAAAGAATTGATTGTTCGCGGGGCTCCGCAAGAATATTTATGCCAAGTAGGTGCATGGGATACACTGCCTGTCCACTTAGAACGTCGTGGATTAAAAAATGTATTAATTGTTCGTGGTAACGCATCTTGGAAAGTTGCAAAGCAAAAATTTCCAACACTATCAGCTGTTACATCCACTTTTGAAACATATAACGGCGCTTCTACATATGAGGAACGTGATCGTCTGGTAGCGATAATGAAATCTAATAAGATGGATGCTATCATTGCGGTTGGTGGCGGGAAGGTGGCTGATGTATCGAAAGCGGCAGCCGCAGTTTTACGCTTACCAGTCATTATTTTACCGACACTTGCTTCTACATGTGCAGCTTATACTCCACTTAGCGTTATGTATGACGTTGAAGGAGCGATGATTCGTTATGACGTTTTTGCTAGTAGCAATGCGTTACTACTAATTGATCCAGAAATGATTCTTGATTCGCCAAAAGAATTACTCGTTGCGGGTATTGGCGACACGCTGGCAAAATGGTATGAAGCAGATGTTATTATTCAGTCTCTTAAGGTGAAATCGGTGGAAATAGAAATTGCCCATATTGCTGCTAAAATGTGTCATGATAATTTACTGAATTTCAGTGAAGAAGCGCTTTTAGCAATGGATAAACAAGAACTTAATGAAGCCTTTGTCAAAATTATAGAAACGAATATTTTAGTTGGTGGAATGGTTGGTGGTTTTGGTGATGACTACGGTCGCTGTGCAGGTGCGCACTCGATTCATGATGCACTAACTATGGTTCCAGAAACCCACCATTTGCTTCATGGAAATAAGGTCGCCTATGGTATTTTAGTCCAACTGGTTATCGAAAATAGATGGGACGAAATTGAACGATTATTACCGTTTTATTCCAAACTCGGCTTGCCTACTAGTTTGTATGACATGGGACTTGCGACACTTGCTGAGGAAACACTAATTGCTGTTGCTCAGCGTGCCACAGAAGACCATGAAACAATTCATATGATGCCAGGTGAAATGACACCAGCTGTTGTTTTGAATGCGATGAAACAGTTAGAAGATAGTATGGCGATGAAGCGAATGGATAAGTAA
- a CDS encoding LysR family transcriptional regulator, whose product MELRQLKYFMEVARVEHMTKASENLHVAQSAVSRQITKLEEELGVPLFDRIGRNMQLTSVGQDFLNQATIALNELQKAEALVTEYTDPAKGTVRVGLPNSLSTKVLPSVISTFREKYPQITYQFMEGTNEELTEMLISGVLDMTFLSPVPESDDQMEAVRFFDEKLKLIVPTTHPLAENFNVSLKELAKEKFVLYPEDFDLYKIVTNTAIKKGFEPEIAFQSRDFYTIQGLVGAGLGISILPEMILDGAIFKETKSIALRDKELRRSVGIITTKKRNLSPSENLFRSFIISFFSN is encoded by the coding sequence ATGGAACTTAGACAGTTAAAGTATTTTATGGAAGTAGCCCGCGTCGAGCATATGACCAAAGCTAGCGAGAATTTACACGTAGCCCAATCTGCCGTTAGTAGACAGATAACTAAATTAGAAGAAGAGCTGGGTGTACCACTATTTGACCGAATTGGCCGAAATATGCAGCTAACAAGTGTTGGTCAAGATTTCTTAAACCAAGCTACCATTGCTTTAAACGAGTTACAAAAAGCCGAAGCTCTCGTAACTGAATACACCGATCCTGCTAAAGGGACTGTCCGCGTTGGTTTACCAAACTCGCTTTCCACTAAAGTATTGCCATCCGTCATTTCTACCTTTCGAGAAAAATATCCACAGATTACTTACCAATTTATGGAAGGAACCAATGAAGAACTCACTGAAATGCTTATTAGCGGTGTACTAGACATGACTTTTTTATCTCCAGTTCCAGAATCAGATGACCAAATGGAAGCTGTTCGTTTCTTTGACGAAAAGCTCAAATTAATCGTTCCCACAACCCATCCCCTTGCTGAAAATTTTAATGTATCGCTCAAAGAACTTGCAAAGGAAAAATTCGTACTCTATCCTGAAGACTTTGATTTATATAAAATTGTTACAAACACAGCCATCAAAAAAGGATTTGAACCAGAAATTGCTTTTCAAAGTCGCGATTTTTATACAATCCAAGGGTTAGTAGGTGCTGGTCTTGGCATTAGCATTCTACCGGAGATGATTTTGGATGGTGCGATTTTTAAAGAAACGAAGAGTATTGCTTTACGAGATAAGGAGCTGCGGCGTTCAGTTGGAATTATTACCACAAAAAAACGGAACCTATCCCCTTCTGAGAATTTGTTCCGTTCCTTTATTATTTCGTTCTTTTCTAATTAG
- a CDS encoding amino acid ABC transporter ATP-binding protein, translated as MLEIKNLTKKFDQKIILDNVNLSLKDGEILSIVGPSGGGKTTLLRCISGLEKMDSGEILIDGEKIDPMSRKDVENTIGVVFQEFHLFPHLSVMDNLILAPTLARKTKKEMAKKEAERLLGLLDLADKADSMPYQLSGGQKQRVAIARALAMNPKVLLFDEPTSALDPDLRDHVASLILSLKKVGITQIIVTHDHTFAEKVADQMLEVEPLKKEAI; from the coding sequence ATGTTGGAAATTAAAAACTTAACAAAGAAATTTGATCAAAAAATAATTTTAGATAATGTAAACCTTTCACTTAAAGATGGGGAGATTCTTTCCATTGTAGGTCCTTCTGGAGGCGGAAAAACAACTTTACTGCGCTGTATTAGCGGGCTTGAAAAAATGGATTCGGGCGAGATTTTGATTGACGGGGAAAAAATTGATCCAATGTCTAGAAAAGATGTTGAAAATACAATTGGTGTTGTTTTCCAAGAATTTCATTTGTTTCCTCATTTAAGTGTGATGGATAATTTGATTTTAGCTCCAACACTTGCTCGGAAAACGAAAAAAGAGATGGCAAAAAAAGAAGCAGAACGGTTACTTGGTCTACTTGATTTAGCTGATAAAGCAGATAGTATGCCGTATCAATTATCTGGCGGACAAAAACAACGAGTTGCCATTGCTAGGGCGCTGGCAATGAATCCCAAGGTATTGCTCTTTGATGAACCCACTTCTGCTTTAGATCCCGATTTGCGTGATCATGTCGCATCACTAATTTTAAGTTTAAAAAAAGTTGGTATTACGCAAATTATCGTTACGCATGACCATACTTTTGCTGAAAAAGTAGCCGATCAAATGCTAGAAGTGGAACCACTAAAAAAGGAGGCAATATAA
- a CDS encoding amino acid ABC transporter permease, whose protein sequence is MDYIMEILPALLDGVKTTLLVFAVTLVCSIPLGAVVAVGNVSKIAPLKFILNIYIWIMRGTPLLLQLIFIYYGLPIIGIVFDRMDAVFLAFILNYAAYFAEIFRGGFLSIESGQYESAKVLGLTYAQTLRKIVLPQVVKRVLPAIGNEVINLVKDSSLVYILGIGDLLRAGKIAMSRDVTLIPLVLVAAIYLALTAILTVLFKQLEKRFSYYK, encoded by the coding sequence ATGGACTATATTATGGAAATATTACCAGCATTACTTGATGGAGTGAAAACAACCTTATTAGTTTTTGCAGTAACCCTTGTTTGTTCGATTCCCTTAGGTGCGGTGGTGGCAGTTGGGAATGTCAGTAAAATCGCACCACTGAAGTTTATTTTAAATATTTACATTTGGATTATGAGGGGAACGCCACTACTTTTACAATTAATATTTATTTATTATGGTTTACCAATTATTGGCATTGTTTTCGATCGGATGGATGCTGTCTTTCTGGCCTTTATCTTAAATTATGCTGCGTACTTTGCAGAAATCTTTCGTGGCGGATTTTTATCCATCGAAAGTGGTCAATATGAAAGCGCCAAAGTTCTCGGTCTAACCTATGCGCAAACTCTCAGGAAAATCGTTTTACCGCAAGTAGTTAAGCGGGTACTTCCAGCAATTGGGAATGAGGTCATTAATCTAGTAAAAGATTCTTCTTTAGTTTATATTCTTGGAATTGGCGATTTACTTCGAGCAGGAAAAATTGCGATGAGTAGAGATGTTACCTTAATTCCACTCGTATTAGTTGCAGCTATTTACTTAGCATTAACCGCTATTTTAACGGTACTATTCAAACAACTGGAAAAACGTTTTAGTTATTATAAATGA
- a CDS encoding amino acid ABC transporter substrate-binding protein: protein MKKGLLIAVIAIISFTLVACGSSESKEDQWNRIKKDKEVVIGLDDSFVPMGFRDKEDNLVGFDIDLAKAVFAEYGIKVKFTPIDWTMKESELKNGSIDLIWNGYTVTDARKKKVAFSNPYMKNEQVLVTLKSSNINKFSDMKDKTLGAQNGASSIDDMAKKPEVLTDIITNNEPELYDTFDVAFIDLNNKRIDGLIIDEVYARYYIDKQKNKDDYNIVTGGFDATDFAVGMRKSDKKLQTKVNDAFQTLYKEGKMQEISKKWFGDDEIVKQ, encoded by the coding sequence ATGAAAAAAGGATTATTAATAGCTGTCATTGCAATTATTTCGTTCACTCTTGTAGCTTGCGGGAGTAGTGAATCAAAGGAAGATCAGTGGAATCGAATCAAAAAAGATAAAGAAGTCGTGATTGGTTTAGATGATAGTTTTGTACCCATGGGCTTTCGTGATAAAGAGGATAATTTAGTCGGTTTTGATATTGATTTGGCTAAAGCAGTTTTTGCGGAATATGGGATTAAAGTCAAGTTCACACCGATTGATTGGACAATGAAAGAATCAGAATTGAAAAATGGCTCGATTGATTTGATTTGGAATGGATATACAGTAACGGATGCTAGAAAGAAAAAAGTCGCTTTTAGTAATCCCTACATGAAAAACGAACAAGTGCTAGTAACCCTCAAATCAAGTAATATAAACAAATTTAGTGATATGAAAGATAAAACACTAGGCGCTCAAAACGGAGCAAGTTCCATTGATGACATGGCGAAGAAACCAGAAGTTTTAACAGATATTATTACAAACAATGAGCCAGAATTATATGATACTTTTGATGTCGCATTTATTGATTTGAACAACAAACGAATTGATGGTTTAATAATTGATGAAGTTTATGCGCGTTATTATATTGATAAACAAAAAAATAAAGATGATTATAACATCGTAACAGGTGGTTTTGATGCAACAGATTTCGCTGTCGGAATGCGTAAAAGTGATAAGAAACTACAAACTAAAGTAAATGATGCTTTCCAAACATTGTATAAGGAAGGGAAAATGCAAGAAATTAGTAAAAAGTGGTTTGGTGATGATGAAATCGTGAAACAATAG